The genomic segment AACATATCATCTGCCGTATTTTTGATTTCATCAAAAATCTCAGTCAAATCTGATAAACGTCCATTTGCACGAACTGTTTCCAAAAAATTTGAAATTAATTCTGATGAAGATTGAAGCAACATATCAACAACTTCTGACTTTACAGTATATGAATAGACTTCACTTGCAAAAAAAGTATTCAAATTATTTTCTTCGAACAACTGAATCATTTCATTAACTTCAGTAAGAACATTTTCAAGTTGTTCTTTTTCTTGAGCGACTTCAAGCAAGGCTTTACTATATTTTTGAGAGTTGACTTTTGTCATGCCGTCACCTCACTATACGAGTTTTTATTCGTAATCTGAACATTCATTTTAATCATGTCCAGCCTCCTTACTCGCCAAGTTTCGCTAAGTAGCTATCAATAAGTTC from the Lactococcus allomyrinae genome contains:
- a CDS encoding F0F1 ATP synthase subunit delta — its product is MTKVNSQKYSKALLEVAQEKEQLENVLTEVNEMIQLFEENNLNTFFASEVYSYTVKSEVVDMLLQSSSELISNFLETVRANGRLSDLTEIFDEIKNTADDMFKIADVEVVSSVQLSEHQIDKFAEMTKAKFDLNEVKIINTVDEKILGGFIVNSRGKIIDASLKTQLAKIAAEIL